In a genomic window of Rhinolophus ferrumequinum isolate MPI-CBG mRhiFer1 chromosome 2, mRhiFer1_v1.p, whole genome shotgun sequence:
- the LOC117033148 gene encoding basic proline-rich protein-like, protein MRRRFLMVARRSREELPAEGATCSPGGQGRAHAARSATARKVRLQFRSSSQIPVSSTIHPVDWSRKQAGKQLPAEFTGSSRTTPWKTGTLATDGEAQTPRQSPAPLPPKPAPRGLQGTPPSGAPRPQAGPRDPHSLRRAGVARGTPPPAAPPAIFPPPVPRSTPGGGRTNRGASAPLTPGPAPTPRTPVPPPSARPRALARTAPTRAPPRPQPPPPPAQGRAPRSLTWVPIFITLTSGCSNRDPQCRARVQPSRRRWATRHSLAQWEEGDADARRINIQSGGGACRARALPSPCVSAARGGACALGVGSGAGAAGSRPRLRIAPDPGPAPSGLRFPPLDCAAEGVTWARATPPPLALLRRGEICGAARVGGTIRRCPMGKAGRTIAGGGAGTSPCAGRLVGPGRSRPPWEAPRRWAAWASGRLSSKPARAAFVCRPAAAPRLLPGGSEPGPHSRCSRVPHAAAAGVCGARGLCPATGLAPGAVCPGVRVPPIAAGALSRRSALTTPVPQKRPLCSQEPWASGPKSWV, encoded by the exons ATGAGACGGAGGTTCCTCATGGT GGCCCGAAGGAGCCGAGAGGAGCTGCCAGCAGAGGGCGCCACCTGCTCCCCCGGCGGCCAGGGCCGCGCACACGCCGCCCGCAGCGCCACCGCCCGGAAGGTGCGTTTGCAGTTTCGTTCCTCGTCTCAGATTCCAGTCTCCAGCACGATACACCCCGTGGACTGGTCCCGCAAGCAGGCAGGCAAACAGCTCCCCGCAGAATTCACGGGCTCATCCCGCACGACCCCCTGG AAAACGGGCACCCTGGCCACGGATGGCGAAGCCCAAACACCCCGTCAGAGTCCAGCCCCGCTGCCTCCCAAGCCCGCCCCCCGGGGGCTCCAGGGGACCCCGCCCAGCGGAGCCCCGCGGCCACAGGCCGGCCCGCGGGACCCGCACAGCCTGAGGCGCGCGGGCGTCGCCCGGGGCACGCCCCCTCCAGCAGCCCCGCCCGCCATCTTCCCGCCTCCGGTCCCGCGGAGCACCCCCGGCGGCGGCCGCACCAACCGCGGGGCTAGCGCGCCCCTCacgcctggccccgcccccacgcCCCGAACGCCAGTCCCGCCCCCGTCCGCGCGCCCCCGCGCCCTGGCCCGCACCGCCCCCACCCGCGCGCCCCCGCGCCCtcagcccccgcccccgcccgcgcAGGGGCGCGCGCCGCGCTCT CTTACCTGGGTGCCAATCTTCATCACACTGACAAGCGGCTGCAGCAATCGGGACCCGCAGTGCCGCGCCCGCGTCCAACCGTCACGCCGACGCTGGGCCACGCGACACAGCCTCGCTCAATGGGAGGAGGGCGACGCCGACGCGCGCCGCATCAATATTCAgagcgggggcggggcctgccgGGCCCGTGCCCTGCCCAGTCCCTGCGTCTCAGCGGCGCGGGGCGGAGCCTGcgctctgggggtggggagcggggcGGGGGCGGCTGGCAGCCGGCCCCGCCTCCGCATCGCTCCCGATCCAGGCCCCGCCCCTAGCGGACTGAGATTCCCGCCTCTTGACTGTGCAGCTGAAGGCGTAACCTGGGCGCGCGCCACGCCCCCTCCGCTCGCTCTCCTGCGGCGGGGAGAGATTTGTGGAGCTGCTCGGGTGGGCGGAACCATCCGCCGCTGCCCTATGGGGAAGGCGGGCCGTACCATCGCGGGAGGAGGCGCCGGCACCTCTCCGTGCGCCGGGCGGCTGGTGGGCCCGGGACGATCTCGGCCGCCCTGGGAGGCCCCCCGACGCTGGGCCGCGTGGGCGTCCGGCCGCTTATCCTCCAAGCCTGCGCGCGCCGCCTTTGTGTGCAGGCCCGCGGCCGCCCCTCGCCTTCTTCCCGGTGGGAGCGAGCCCGGGCCGCACAGCCGGTGCTCACGAGTGCCCCACGCCGCGGCGGCAGGTGTGTGCGGCGCCCGCGGTCTCTGCCCTGCGACGGGCCTAGCCCCGGGCGCCGTGTGTCCCGGTGTGCGGGTTCCACCCATCGCTGCAGGCGCCCTGTCCCGGCGCTCTGCCCTCACTACACCTGTCCCCCAG aaGAGACCATTGTGTAGTCAAGAGCCCTGGGCCAGTGGCCCGAAGTCCTGGGTGTGA